The DNA window GCCGTAGGTGATGTCGCAGCCGTAATGCTCGCGGCGCTCCCACGGAGCCATCTGGTTCTGGATGCAGCCGACGGTCAGGCCGAGGAACTTGAACAGCGCGCCCATCCACTCGGAGTCGCGTCGGGCGAGGTAGTCGTTGACCGTGATGACGTGGACTCCAAGGCCGGTCAGGGCGTTGAGGTAAACGGGCAGGGTGGCGACGAGGGTCTTGCCCTCACCGGTCTGCATTTCCGCGATCATGCCACGGTGCAGCGCGATGCCGCCGACGAGCTGGACGTCGAAGTGGACCATCTCCCACAGGAGATCCTGATCGCAGACGTTGATCGTCCTTCCGCAGAGACGGCGGGCGGCGTTCTTCACCACCGCGTAGGCTTCGGGCAGGATCTGGTCGAGGTAGCGGGCGCGGGCCTGCTGGAAGTTCTCCTCGATGTTGTGGAACGCCTCCTTGGCGGCTTCGATCGACTCCATGTTCGGCTCGACCGAGGCCGGGAGTTCGGGGAATTCCTCACGGAGCACGGCGAGGCGGGCCTCCACCTTGGTCGCGGCCTCGCGGAGCAGCTCCTGGTCGGCGCGCTGGAGGACCGGCTTTGGCGGGGCGTCGAGGTCGAGGTAGCGGGAGAGGTGCGTTTTCCACTTCTCGGTCAGCTCCAGGAGCTTCTCCTCGGGCTCCTTCTGCAGGGCCTCCTCGATCTCTTTGATGCGCTCGACCGTGGGTTGGATACGGCGAATCTCACGCTGGTTCTTGGAACCAACGATCTTCTGAAGAATCCACTTGATCATGGGTAAAATCTTTCGGGGCCGTCGGGGTGCGACGACCGGCGGCGGAGGCCATACACCCGCAGGACGCGCGGTGCAAGCGGCGCGGGAGATTCACTTTGGAATCGTGAAAGACCGGCCGGGTTCAGATCTTCATGGCGTTGAATCCGCCGTCGATCACGATCTCGCTGCCGGTCATGAAGGCCCCGGCGCGGTTGGAGGCCATCAGCAGGGTGGCTCCGATCAGGTCGTCCGGGTTGCCGAAGCGGCTCATCGGCGTCTGGCGCAGGATGTCGAGCACCCGGCTTTCGTCGAGGACCTTGCGGTTCTGCTCGGCCGGGAAGAAGCCGGGAACGAGGGTGTTGACCCGGATCGAGTGCTCGGCCCACTCGCGGGCGAGGTTCTTGGAGAGGTTGTGGACGGCGGCCTTGGTGGCCGAGTAGATGAAGACCCGGGACAGCGGCACGAGGCCGGACATCGAGCCGAGGTTGATGATCGAGCCCGGAATGCCCTGTTCGATGAAGTATTCGCCGAAGACCTGGCAGCCGCGGAAGACGGCGGTGAGGTTGGTGTCGATGATCCGATGGAATTCCTCCTCCTCGATTTCGAGGAACGGCGTGGCGGCGTTGATGCCGGCGCCGTTGATCAGGATGTCGACCTTGCCGGAGGTCTTCACGACCTCCTCAAGCAGCGTGTGGAGCGACTCGCGCGAGGTGACATCGGCCGGCATGAAGTAGCCCTTGCCGCCCGCGTCGGTGATCGTCTTGAGCTTGATCTCGGCTTTTTCGCGGATGCGGCCCACGAGGACGACTTCGCAGCCCGCCTTGGCGAGGCCTTCGGCCATCACTCCGCAGAGTTCACCGGTGCCGCCGATCACGACGGCGGTTTTCCCTTCGAGTCCGAAAAGGTCCTTCAAATAAGCAGCAGTCGGCATGCGGAAAGGTTTGGCGGGGGATCGGCGGGTGGCAAGCAGGATCGGGGGCAGCATCTGTCACGGACGGATGCCCTCATAGCGCCAGGGCCGGTAGCCTTCGCGCTCCAGCTTGGCCACCGGGATCCGGGCGGCATTGACCCGCCAGACCGGGAAGGGACCGGCTTCGTAGCAGTGGATGCTTTTCCCGTCCGGGCCCCACGAGCGGAAGAGCAGGACGTGTCGGTCATTCAGCAGGATGTCGCCCGCCTGAAGATGCGCCCAAGCCTTCAGCGGTTGGCAGATCGACGGCAGCTCGCGGGTCGAATGGGGACGCGATAGCCGCCAGCAGCGGGAAATGAAGCCGGAGCAGTCGATGCCGCAGGCGTCCGCGCTGGTTCCGTCGTCACCGAGTCGCCGCTTCTCGGCGGTGGAGATGTCGCCGGCGAATTCGCCGCGTTCGAGCGAGTTGAGGAATTGCCGGGGCGTGTCGAAGCCTCCCCATTGGTAGGCGACGCCGGTCATTTCCTCGCCGCTGCGCCACCAGCCGTTTGAGAATCCATGCTCCGACAGGCCGGAGTCGGGCGTGTGGACGAGGATTCCGTCCGAGTCGAGACCGTGCCGGACGTGGCGAGGCTCGGGTGTCCATTTCACCTGAGTGTAGGCATAGGCGGTGGCGATCGCCTGGTCGCGGGTGACGGTTCGGGAGGGCGAAGGAATCGCCAGAGGATCGGGAGCGCAGGCGACGAGGCTAAGCGTAGCGAGCGAGGATGCCGCGAGCTTGCGAAATATAGCCGCCGCCGAAGAGCAGGGCGTGGTTGAGGATGTGGTAGAGCCGGTAGATTTCATGCAGGGATTCGACGTCTTCAGGTGCCGGGCGGTGATACCGGTAGGCTTCGTAAAAGCGCGGCGAGAATCCTCCGAACAGCGCGGTCATGGCGAGATCGCATTCCGGGTCGGCGTGGTGCGCGGCGGGATCGAACACCACGGGGGTGCCGTCGCCGAGGAACGCCTTGTTGCCGCCCCACAGGTCGCCGTGGATCAGGGAAGCCGGCGGGGAAGCGGGAAGACGTTCGGTTAGTCGATCGAGAAAGCGATCCGATCCGGGAAAGTTGATGCCACTTTTCCTTAGGAGCCGGAACTGGTGTCCGATGCGTTGCTCACGGAAAAACTCCACCCATGAGTGGGTCGCGGCGTTCGGCTGCGGGGTGGCACCGATGAAGTTTTCGGAAGGGAAGCCGAACCAGTCGGCAGTGGTCGAATGCAGCGCGGCAAGATGCTCGCCGAGCACGGCGTCGTCGCCACGGGAAACCAATTCCAACGCCTCAAGTGCGAGCCACGCGGATTGGCCCGTGGCTCCGTGGCCCAGCACCTCCGGCAAGCGGATCGTTTTCGTCCGGCGAATCGCTTCAAGTCCTTCCGCCTCGGCCCGGAAGTTGTCCGCCTGATCGGCCGAGTTGGTTTTGATGAACCATTCGCCCCAGACATAGCTGTCGTGGATGCAGCCGCCCCCAACTGGAGTGGGTGAGCCGGTCGGCGGCTTGCCTAGCGAGCTGGCGATGGCCCTCCAGTCCGGCATGTGGCTCAGAGCATGTCCCGGGTGACGACGTATCGTGCGGCGCAGCGGGGGCACTGGATGGTGATCTTGTCCTCGTCGCCGAAAAGCTCCTCCGGCTTGTCGCGCCAGCCGCCGAGAATGGGGAGGATGCGGTCGAGGTCGCAGCCGCAACGGAACCGGAAGCGCCGGGTCTCGAGCAACTTCGTTTCCTGGTCGCGCTCGAGCGTTGCGGCGGTCGCTTCGTCGAGCGCGGCGAACCATTCCTCGTCGTAGTCGGGCTGCGCGACGAACAGGATGTAGGTCTCGTCCTCCAGCCTGAAGGCGCGGCAGGGGCGCTGTTCGGACTGGGTGTAGTACTGCTCGATCCAGAACAGGGGATCGTTGCCGTCGACCTGGAGCGTGGAGGTCCGCGGTTCCGCCCCCGGCTGGGTGGTGGTCTGGGAGTAGAACAGGTTGCGGTCGGGCTCGCGGACGTTTTCGGTGAAGAGCCGGCCGGTGACGAGTTCCTCCAGCGAACTGCCGGTGGCGAAGAAGTTCACCCGGGGCGCCCGCAGGTTCACCGTCCAGGCGATCGTTTCGGCCCAGGGACGGGCCACCACGTGAAGCGTCAGCGCCGCCAGCAGGTCCTTCAGCATGCCGTCGAGCTCCGGTGGATTGCGGAGCTGGTGCTGCATCAGGTGCAGGTAGTAGTCGGTATAGATCGGCGTGAACTGGGCGCGGACCGCCAGCACGTTGCGGTGGCGGACGAAAATCGATTCAACCTTGGTGAACTCCTCGACGGGGATCTGCTCGGACACGCGCGCAGGGTGGAACATCGAACATCGAACGTCCAACCTTGAACGGGTGAAGGTCAGGAATCGGCTGCCACCCGCTCGCGCGCGACCCCGAGGTAGCGCTCGTCGAGTTCGATGCCGGTGAAGGTTGCGAGATTCATCCGTGTGGCGGCCACGGCCGAACTTCCGATACCGAGGAAGGGGTCGATGAGACGGGTCGCTTCGCCCTTGCCGTGGAGCCGCACGCACTGCTCGACCAAGGCGACCGGGAAGGTGGCGGGGTGGGGGCGTTCCTTGTCGCGGGACTGGATGGTCTCGTAGGGGATGAACCAGGTATTGCCGCGGCAGCGGAGGTCCTGTCCGCCGGTGTGGCCCCAGCGTGCGATGTTCGACTTGTCCTGGTAGGGCACGCCGGCGGCCCTTCGGTCGAGCGGGACGTTGCCGGTCTTTGTCAGGTGGAAGACGTACTCGTGGCAGTCGTTGACGAAGCGCTTCGAGTTGATCGGCTTGAAGTGACCGACGCTGATCGGTTCGCCGGCGCGGGTCTCGACAGTGATCGACTTGATCCAGTGGAATGTGTTCTGGAGGACGAAGAGCTCCTCGGTCAGCGCGAGCAGGACCTGATGGGGAAACAACGGGTTGGATGGAGCGGCTCCGACATTGAGGAAAAACGATCCGTCATCCGCGAGGACGCGTTTCACTTCCCTTGCCCACTGGCGGCACCAGTCGAGGAACTCGGTCCTGCTACGGGTGTCGTCGTAGCTTCTGTAGGCGATCCCGAGATTGTAGGGCGGGGAGGTGACCACCAGATCGTGAGATCCGGCCCCGAGCGTCGGCAGCACCTCGAGGCAGTCGCCATGATGCAGATGGAGGGTCTCAGGAGGCACCGCCGGAGCGTGCCGCCTCAGGTGCCGCCAGTCCAAGTCCTTTTGTCCTTCGGAAGGTAGGGCGGACCGCCCCCGGTCCGCCGTCGTGCCGATTGGAGAGCTGCCTCACCTCAGCTGGAACCGGTCCAGCAGATCCAGCTTGGAGCTTTTCACAAGGTTCAGCGCCAGTTTGGCCCGGATTCTTTTCCGGACCAGCGGCGTGAGCGAGTCGACGAGATCTCCGACGATTTCCTTGGGCGCGGCGAGGTAGATGTCGGTGTTGTCCGAGCCTGCGGTGCCGTTGACCGCCTCAGCGATGCCCCGGAGCTGGGACTTTTCGGCTTCGTCCTGCTCGCTGTGCCGCTCGCCCACCGATTTGCTGCCCGGGCCGTAGCTGAACCGGCCGGCCTTGTCGGTCACGCGGTCGGAAACCTTGCTGTGCTGGTTTTCGAGATCGATGTCGGCGACGTCTTCGAAGGCGGGCGAAGTGTCCGGTTGAAGGTCGTCACGGGTGATGCGGTAGGCCTTCATGTGTCCGAGGTCGGTAACGATGATCATCGAATTCATAGCGTCCCACCCTTGCAGCGGAGTTTCCGCGATGCAAGTCGTCACGGTAGAATCCCCGAAGTGGTCGAAAATTTCCCGGCCTACTCGGTCGGCAATACCTCGGCACTCAACCGAAAGTAGAGCGTGTTGGTTCCGGGAGGTGGAGAAAGCGTGATGCTGACCTGTTCGGTGAGGGCGTCGAACCACACGGTTTCGATCGAGTCCGGGACGACCGGAGTCCACGTGCCGACGCCGCCGAGGCTGGGTGAACTCTCCAGCGTCAAAGAGGTGAACGGGAGTTCCGCATTCCTCGGGAAGCGCGCCGTCACGGTGCCGTCCGGGTTGCGGGTGATGTGAAGGGGGTTCCTGTCGAAACGCCGGGGGTCGGTGTTCAGTGCGTTCTCGAGGATCAGGTCCAGCCGGTCGTTGTCGGAGTCGCCGACCGGACTTCCCAGATCATCGTAGAAAAGCAGCTCCCAGTCGTCGGCAACGTGATCGGAGTCGAGGTCGACCGCGGGAATTCCGGGAGCCGGAGTGTCGAGGGCCGGGGTGATGTCGAGCATCATGAATCCCCGGTGGTCGTCGGATTCGAGGAAGTCGAGCTGGGCCTGCTGGATGAATCCGTCGCCGCCTCCGAGCAGAAACGCCTCGATCCACCCGCTGGTCAGCAGGTCGCTGCCGAAGATTCCGTCAATCCGCGGGTCGATCTCGAGGATGATCACCGCGACACCGGTCCACGCGAGGTCGGTCCCCCCGGTGGTCGGAACGAGCAACCGTCCGACGTCGAGAATCGGCACGGTGATGTTGCCGCCGACCCCGCTGATCACGGTGGAGCTGATCTGCTCGTTGACGAAGTTTCCGTCGCCATCGGTGTCGAGACCGAGGTCGAACGCGAGCCGCTCCGAGAGCATGCTGATCTGGGCGCCGGTATCGAGCAGGAAGCGGCCGCGCCGTCGGCGGGTCGAGGTATCGACGATCGCGGTCAGGAAAGGGATGCCGTCGGCCGTGGTCGGCGGGTCCGGCTCGGTGATCGGGAAATCGAAGAGCTGGAGCGGAATGGTGTAACGGTGACCGCCGCTCGCCGGGACGTCGGTTCGCATGTCGACGCCGACGAACGCATCGAAAAGGTCGCCGGTGCCGAAACCCGAGAAGTCGAGGCTGGTGACGCGGCCGACCATTCCCGGCATGCCGACGATTCCTCCGAACGAGCCGAAGTCCGACGTCGGATTCGACAGCGCGCGCACACCGTTGAGAGTCACGATGTCACCCGCCGTTCCGGCGAAGTCCATCCGGTAGGGAACCGACACATCGAAGGTGGTGAATCCGCTGACACCTTGTTCGAGAATGGTGCCGTCGGTCTGGTAGCCGTTGGCATCAAGCTCGGAGAAAGCGCCGCCAGCGATCACGATTCGCTCGGCACCGGTATCGAGCAGGAAGGAGTTCGAAATGTCCGGGCCGAGCGGGGTGTCGCTGTCGTCGAGGAACTCGACCGCGACGCGCGGCTGGTCGAGCGCGAGTCCGTCCGACGGGCCGAGGGTGACCGTCGGTCGCTCGGCGAAACCCGACGACACCAACAGTAGGCCGAAGCTTCCGAAAATGGGCGGGGTAACGCGCATGGATGGCCAGCCTATCGGTGGATTGGACCGACGGCGAGCTTCGAGCGTGGAGGAGGATCGACCGCGTGACAGGCTCCGGCCAAAAAGGACTCGCCCACGGGGGGCGGGGGCGGTTGTTTCGGGGCATGGGCCCCGAGTCATTGCTTCTGATCCTCCCGGTCGCCGGCTGTCTTGGGATCTTCTGGATCATTCTCAAGTTCTCATCATCGAGGATCGCCACCCAGTACCGGCTACTCGCGGAGCGCTTCGGGCTGGAACTCGACCAGCCGCCGGTGAAAATGGGTGGCTTCGTCCGGCCGGATCCCTCGCTTCACGGGGAATATCGTGGGCGAGAGGTTTCGTTCTCGGCTCCGGGGAAAGGTCTCAAAGGCACACGGCAGATCGAGAGTCTGGTGAAACTCGAACTCAAGGACCGTCGCCTCAGGGCACAGATGGCGCCGGCCGGCCTGCTCGGCGGTCTGCGACAGCGCGACAGCGGAGGAAAGGGGCGTTGGAAGAGCGGTGACGAGGCATTCGATGAAGCGGTGGATGTCCGGACCGGCAATCCGGCAATCCTTCAGGAGGTGTTGACCGACGAAAGACGCAAGTGGCTTGCCTCTGCGTTGAAGAAATCGAAGGCGACGCTCTACATCGGGGACGGGGCCATCGCTTGGGCGAAACTCGGGCTGATCGCAGACGAAGCGACGCGGCTCAGGTTCGAGGAGGTCGTCGAGTTTTTCTGCGACTTCGCCGAGGCGGTCGAAGGCTGAGCGGGGGTGGCAAGGCGGCGTGGTGCGCCTGCGTGGATCGGCGGCTGACCGGGGGCGGTCAGCCGTACCTTTGGACTCCTGTTAGTCCAGCTCCTCTTCGATGAAGGCGAGCACGAGGTCGACGAGTTCGTCCATCGCCCCGGGAAGGTCCTCTTCGATCGTGGCGAGGTATTCCTCCTCGGTCTCGCTGTAGTCATTCCGATCCTCGGCGCGGGTCGCGCACCAGCGGCTTGCGTTGAGAGGG is part of the Haloferula helveola genome and encodes:
- a CDS encoding SDR family oxidoreductase — encoded protein: MPTAAYLKDLFGLEGKTAVVIGGTGELCGVMAEGLAKAGCEVVLVGRIREKAEIKLKTITDAGGKGYFMPADVTSRESLHTLLEEVVKTSGKVDILINGAGINAATPFLEIEEEEFHRIIDTNLTAVFRGCQVFGEYFIEQGIPGSIINLGSMSGLVPLSRVFIYSATKAAVHNLSKNLAREWAEHSIRVNTLVPGFFPAEQNRKVLDESRVLDILRQTPMSRFGNPDDLIGATLLMASNRAGAFMTGSEIVIDGGFNAMKI
- a CDS encoding fructosamine kinase family protein, which gives rise to MPDWRAIASSLGKPPTGSPTPVGGGCIHDSYVWGEWFIKTNSADQADNFRAEAEGLEAIRRTKTIRLPEVLGHGATGQSAWLALEALELVSRGDDAVLGEHLAALHSTTADWFGFPSENFIGATPQPNAATHSWVEFFREQRIGHQFRLLRKSGINFPGSDRFLDRLTERLPASPPASLIHGDLWGGNKAFLGDGTPVVFDPAAHHADPECDLAMTALFGGFSPRFYEAYRYHRPAPEDVESLHEIYRLYHILNHALLFGGGYISQARGILARYA
- a CDS encoding Hsp33 family molecular chaperone HslO; protein product: MSEQIPVEEFTKVESIFVRHRNVLAVRAQFTPIYTDYYLHLMQHQLRNPPELDGMLKDLLAALTLHVVARPWAETIAWTVNLRAPRVNFFATGSSLEELVTGRLFTENVREPDRNLFYSQTTTQPGAEPRTSTLQVDGNDPLFWIEQYYTQSEQRPCRAFRLEDETYILFVAQPDYDEEWFAALDEATAATLERDQETKLLETRRFRFRCGCDLDRILPILGGWRDKPEELFGDEDKITIQCPRCAARYVVTRDML
- a CDS encoding site-specific DNA-methyltransferase, encoding MPPETLHLHHGDCLEVLPTLGAGSHDLVVTSPPYNLGIAYRSYDDTRSRTEFLDWCRQWAREVKRVLADDGSFFLNVGAAPSNPLFPHQVLLALTEELFVLQNTFHWIKSITVETRAGEPISVGHFKPINSKRFVNDCHEYVFHLTKTGNVPLDRRAAGVPYQDKSNIARWGHTGGQDLRCRGNTWFIPYETIQSRDKERPHPATFPVALVEQCVRLHGKGEATRLIDPFLGIGSSAVAATRMNLATFTGIELDERYLGVARERVAADS
- a CDS encoding host attachment protein, whose translation is MNSMIIVTDLGHMKAYRITRDDLQPDTSPAFEDVADIDLENQHSKVSDRVTDKAGRFSYGPGSKSVGERHSEQDEAEKSQLRGIAEAVNGTAGSDNTDIYLAAPKEIVGDLVDSLTPLVRKRIRAKLALNLVKSSKLDLLDRFQLR
- a CDS encoding retropepsin-like aspartic protease; amino-acid sequence: MRVTPPIFGSFGLLLVSSGFAERPTVTLGPSDGLALDQPRVAVEFLDDSDTPLGPDISNSFLLDTGAERIVIAGGAFSELDANGYQTDGTILEQGVSGFTTFDVSVPYRMDFAGTAGDIVTLNGVRALSNPTSDFGSFGGIVGMPGMVGRVTSLDFSGFGTGDLFDAFVGVDMRTDVPASGGHRYTIPLQLFDFPITEPDPPTTADGIPFLTAIVDTSTRRRRGRFLLDTGAQISMLSERLAFDLGLDTDGDGNFVNEQISSTVISGVGGNITVPILDVGRLLVPTTGGTDLAWTGVAVIILEIDPRIDGIFGSDLLTSGWIEAFLLGGGDGFIQQAQLDFLESDDHRGFMMLDITPALDTPAPGIPAVDLDSDHVADDWELLFYDDLGSPVGDSDNDRLDLILENALNTDPRRFDRNPLHITRNPDGTVTARFPRNAELPFTSLTLESSPSLGGVGTWTPVVPDSIETVWFDALTEQVSITLSPPPGTNTLYFRLSAEVLPTE